One stretch of Campylobacter sp. CCS1377 DNA includes these proteins:
- the ybeY gene encoding rRNA maturation RNase YbeY — protein sequence MILCDESCAFLEKIANKMTSKDVELVFVDDKEMREINLSQRNIDKTTDVLSFPLENIHDNLPLGSVVINKNLAEQKAKEFGHSFEDEISLLFIHALLHLMGFDHENDQGQMREKERELIEFFKLPPSLIIRTQS from the coding sequence ATGATACTTTGTGATGAAAGTTGTGCTTTTTTAGAGAAAATCGCTAACAAAATGACTTCTAAAGATGTGGAACTTGTTTTTGTTGATGATAAAGAGATGAGAGAAATTAACCTTTCTCAAAGAAATATCGACAAAACCACCGATGTGCTTTCCTTCCCGCTTGAAAATATCCACGACAATTTGCCTTTAGGTTCAGTTGTGATTAATAAAAATTTAGCGGAGCAAAAAGCAAAGGAATTTGGGCACAGTTTTGAAGATGAAATTTCCTTGCTTTTTATCCACGCACTTTTGCATTTAATGGGCTTTGATCACGAAAACGATCAAGGGCAAATGAGAGAGAAAGAAAGAGAGTTGATAGAATTTTTTAAACTTCCGCCAAGTTTGATTATAAGAACTCAAAGTTAG
- a CDS encoding restriction endonuclease has product MMNNNIFSIIEHQAFCEEDLKEIFKEKAGKFYEELENFAKNNENFLGFKNKNTLKAKNYVGVIQTKSGVLEILPKCTDLEGYKEEKNSSNISQEKLIKAYDLSQINKTNQDDDFYEKDFKFNPKILLINMLKTLKNSPFKKSQISSLQSSKTPLLEVFIMMFLDEFDSVHKKGLMRSYVNSEENRAFLKGKLLFNEHIKSNLIHKERFFTSFDEFVLDIAPNRLIKSTLNFLKSKTTTNKFRIIKAMQILDEVEFSKNYEKDFSFKISRHFDYYENILSWCKIFLQNQSFAPYKGKNEAFALLFPMEKLFENYVAYMFKLANPSENVKAQSSGKYLISKNNEKCFMLKPDLYIENEMILDTKWKIPDDNEDEKKHGISQSDLYQMFAYACNFKINDIKLIYPLCKRTMELKNKIKELEFNASKHLAFLNNDGFLKTNIKVQVFFVPLPF; this is encoded by the coding sequence ATGATGAACAATAACATTTTTTCCATCATCGAGCACCAAGCCTTTTGCGAAGAAGATTTAAAAGAAATTTTTAAAGAAAAGGCTGGAAAATTTTATGAAGAACTAGAAAATTTCGCAAAAAATAACGAAAATTTTCTAGGCTTTAAAAACAAAAACACTTTAAAAGCTAAAAATTATGTAGGTGTTATACAAACCAAAAGCGGAGTTTTGGAGATCTTGCCAAAATGTACGGACTTAGAAGGCTATAAAGAAGAAAAAAATTCATCGAATATTTCACAAGAAAAACTAATAAAAGCTTATGATTTATCGCAAATAAATAAAACGAATCAAGATGATGATTTTTATGAAAAAGATTTTAAATTTAACCCCAAAATTCTTTTAATCAATATGTTAAAAACCTTAAAAAACTCTCCTTTTAAAAAATCTCAAATTTCATCTTTGCAAAGTTCTAAAACGCCTTTGCTTGAAGTATTTATTATGATGTTTTTAGATGAATTTGATAGTGTGCATAAAAAAGGTTTGATGAGATCTTATGTAAATAGCGAAGAAAATAGAGCTTTTTTAAAAGGAAAATTACTATTTAATGAGCATATAAAATCAAATTTAATCCACAAAGAAAGATTTTTTACAAGTTTTGATGAGTTTGTTTTGGATATAGCGCCAAATCGTCTCATCAAATCAACTCTAAATTTCTTAAAATCCAAAACAACTACTAATAAATTTAGAATCATCAAAGCTATGCAAATTCTTGATGAGGTAGAATTTTCTAAAAATTATGAAAAAGATTTTAGCTTTAAAATTTCAAGACATTTTGATTATTATGAAAATATACTTTCTTGGTGTAAGATATTTTTGCAAAATCAAAGCTTTGCTCCATATAAAGGTAAAAACGAAGCCTTTGCTTTACTTTTTCCTATGGAAAAACTTTTTGAAAACTATGTGGCTTATATGTTTAAACTTGCTAATCCTAGTGAAAATGTAAAAGCCCAAAGTAGTGGAAAGTATTTAATCTCAAAAAATAATGAAAAATGCTTTATGTTAAAGCCTGATTTATATATAGAAAATGAAATGATTTTAGATACCAAATGGAAAATTCCAGATGATAACGAAGATGAGAAAAAGCATGGCATATCGCAAAGCGATTTATACCAAATGTTTGCTTATGCTTGTAATTTTAAGATAAATGATATAAAGCTTATTTATCCGCTTTGTAAAAGAACAATGGAGTTAAAAAATAAAATAAAAGAATTAGAATTTAACGCAAGTAAGCATTTGGCATTTTTAAACAATGATGGTTTTTTGAAAACAAATATAAAAGTCCAAGTCTTTTTCGTACCTTTGCCCTTCTAA
- a CDS encoding AAA family ATPase, whose amino-acid sequence MQIGDLVCVFNTSKSIKGVGVITSDVKYSKDEEYQTYREVNWISQNEINILDLNNDKILVQKTVYELHRISPNDLLTKIKPSNPNGMKDNANNLKIVEDNTKKKFIIIIDEINRGNVSKIFGELITLIEPSKRIGANEELKVTLSYSGEKFGVPKNVYIIGTMNTADRSITSLDTALRRRFEFVEMMPKPEELKSIEIKGEIINKTENVTINLQELLQAINTRIEYLLDREKTIGHAFFIGIDSLEKLKNVFQNKIIPLLQEYFYNDYALIDAVLNDNGMIFEDKKDNKYLQKIKNLDNVDNEKNIYNITPFNDEIWDKPETYQAIYDDKKNKTKNDEQ is encoded by the coding sequence ATGCAAATAGGGGATTTGGTATGTGTTTTTAATACTTCAAAAAGTATAAAGGGTGTTGGGGTTATTACAAGTGATGTTAAATACAGCAAAGATGAAGAATATCAAACATATAGAGAAGTTAATTGGATTTCTCAAAATGAAATAAATATTCTTGACTTAAATAATGATAAAATTTTAGTGCAAAAAACCGTTTATGAGTTACATAGAATTAGTCCTAATGATTTATTAACAAAGATAAAGCCAAGTAATCCTAATGGAATGAAAGATAATGCCAATAATTTAAAAATTGTAGAAGATAATACAAAAAAGAAATTTATAATCATCATAGATGAGATTAATCGTGGTAATGTAAGTAAAATTTTTGGTGAGCTTATCACTTTGATAGAGCCTAGCAAAAGGATAGGTGCTAATGAAGAGCTAAAAGTAACTTTATCTTACAGCGGTGAAAAATTTGGAGTGCCTAAAAATGTGTATATCATAGGCACTATGAATACAGCTGATAGAAGCATCACTTCACTTGATACAGCTTTGAGAAGAAGATTTGAATTTGTTGAGATGATGCCTAAACCTGAAGAGCTAAAAAGCATAGAAATAAAAGGTGAAATTATCAATAAAACAGAAAATGTAACTATTAATTTGCAAGAATTATTACAAGCTATAAATACACGCATAGAATATTTGCTAGATAGAGAAAAGACTATAGGACACGCATTTTTTATAGGCATTGATAGTTTAGAGAAATTAAAAAATGTTTTTCAAAATAAAATTATCCCATTATTGCAAGAGTATTTTTATAATGATTATGCATTGATTGACGCGGTTTTAAATGATAATGGTATGATTTTTGAAGATAAAAAAGATAATAAATATTTACAAAAAATAAAAAATTTAGATAATGTAGATAACGAAAAAAATATTTATAATATCACCCCATTTAATGATGAAATTTGGGATAAACCAGAAACATATCAAGCTATTTATGATGATAAGAAAAATAAAACAAAAAATGATGAACAATAA